Proteins found in one Arcobacter sp. F155 genomic segment:
- a CDS encoding M23 family metallopeptidase produces MRRQKNSFGKIVIFLVLAVVAAGAVFVFLSPQFEKQAPEITTESNLFWNGKDKLTISLSDESGIKEYSAYYVGNNGPVVINSQKISSKQTNVTFNLGDIRLNPNAKSIKIIVEATDRSNWNLFQGNTVSKEFILDVDRKRPVANVITNSYNIRQGGSAAVVVEVKDENLSDKYITFNNEYRFELIPYKKENFYVAIIAWPVWEEEFSRVNLVAVDKANNKTISKVPLYIKDLKIKNDKIKISKNFIERKSIPVLQRSDFEVPTNDIDIFVKQNRDLRVSNVATIRKASLENMSKEMVSKFDLKPFRRLSGSKTFAGFAERRHYYYEGDKIDEAWHLGMDWASIKHAAINVSNDGRVIFNDYLGIYGNTLVIDHGFGVQSLYAHTSKSFVQDTENVRAGDKIATTGSTGAVFGDHLHFGVLVQGIEVNPLEWMDRNWIKTRISNILHEADYAIKSSDK; encoded by the coding sequence TTGAGACGACAAAAAAATAGTTTTGGTAAAATTGTTATCTTTTTAGTTTTAGCAGTAGTTGCAGCAGGAGCTGTATTTGTATTTTTATCTCCACAGTTTGAGAAACAAGCTCCAGAGATTACAACAGAGAGTAATCTATTTTGGAATGGAAAAGATAAGTTAACAATCTCTTTATCTGACGAGAGTGGAATCAAAGAGTATAGTGCTTATTATGTTGGAAATAATGGACCAGTAGTAATAAATAGTCAAAAGATATCTTCAAAACAAACAAATGTTACGTTTAATTTAGGAGATATTAGATTAAATCCAAACGCTAAAAGTATAAAGATAATTGTAGAAGCAACAGATAGAAGTAATTGGAATTTATTTCAAGGGAATACTGTTTCAAAAGAGTTTATCTTAGATGTTGATAGAAAAAGACCAGTTGCAAATGTAATTACAAACTCATACAATATAAGACAAGGTGGAAGTGCTGCTGTTGTTGTTGAAGTAAAAGATGAAAACTTAAGTGATAAATATATCACTTTTAACAATGAATATAGATTTGAGTTAATCCCATATAAAAAAGAGAACTTTTATGTAGCAATTATTGCTTGGCCTGTTTGGGAAGAAGAGTTTTCAAGGGTAAATCTTGTAGCAGTTGATAAAGCAAATAATAAAACTATTTCAAAAGTTCCTTTATATATCAAAGATTTAAAAATCAAAAATGACAAAATAAAAATTAGTAAAAACTTTATAGAAAGAAAATCAATTCCAGTATTACAAAGAAGTGATTTTGAAGTACCAACAAATGATATTGATATTTTTGTTAAACAAAATAGGGACTTAAGAGTTTCAAATGTTGCAACTATAAGAAAAGCAAGTTTAGAAAACATGTCAAAGGAAATGGTTTCAAAATTTGATTTAAAACCATTTAGAAGACTTAGTGGCTCTAAAACTTTTGCAGGTTTCGCTGAGAGAAGACACTATTATTATGAAGGTGACAAGATTGATGAAGCTTGGCACTTAGGTATGGATTGGGCAAGTATAAAACATGCTGCAATTAATGTATCAAATGATGGTAGAGTTATATTTAATGACTATTTAGGAATCTATGGAAATACTTTAGTTATTGACCATGGGTTTGGAGTACAGTCTTTATATGCTCACACAAGTAAATCTTTTGTGCAAGATACTGAAAATGTAAGAGCAGGAGATAAGATTGCAACAACAGGAAGTACTGGTGCTGTATTTGGAGACCACTTACACTTTGGTGTTTTAGTTCAAGGAATTGAAGTAAATCCTTTAGAGTGGATGGATAGAAACTGGATAAAAACTAGAATCTCAAATATCCTTCACGAAGCAGACTATGCAATTAAAAGTAGTGACAAATGA
- the lpxC gene encoding UDP-3-O-acyl-N-acetylglucosamine deacetylase — protein MKQRTIANSVEIVGIGLHKGVPVKMKLEPLDSDMGIVFYREDEGVTIPLKIENVVDTKMATVIGKDGIVISTIEHLLSAVYAYGIDNLRVIIDNDEVPVLDGSSSGYCMLIEEAGIKELSSSKKAIKIKKDVEVTTEDGKRVALKPSNHIIYDFSIDFDHPVIGEQDFRFDYSIEEYKENISRARTFGFLHEVQYLRSQGLAQGGSLENAIVLDQSKVLNPEGLRYSDEFVRHKILDAIGDMALLGYTLVGEYDAHAGSHYLNHLLTKKVYESEENYEILDLEEANEEAQVFEMAYSKVQA, from the coding sequence ATGAAACAACGAACAATAGCAAATAGTGTAGAGATAGTTGGAATAGGACTTCATAAGGGAGTTCCTGTAAAAATGAAACTAGAGCCTTTAGATTCTGATATGGGAATAGTTTTCTATAGAGAAGATGAAGGTGTTACAATTCCTCTTAAAATAGAAAATGTAGTAGACACAAAAATGGCAACAGTTATTGGCAAAGATGGAATTGTTATTTCTACTATTGAACATCTTTTATCTGCTGTATATGCTTATGGTATTGATAATCTAAGAGTTATTATTGATAACGATGAGGTTCCAGTTCTTGATGGAAGTTCATCTGGTTATTGTATGCTTATTGAAGAAGCAGGAATCAAAGAGTTATCATCTTCAAAAAAAGCAATTAAGATAAAAAAAGATGTAGAAGTTACAACAGAAGATGGTAAAAGAGTTGCTTTAAAACCATCTAATCATATTATCTATGATTTCTCAATTGATTTTGATCATCCAGTTATTGGAGAGCAAGATTTTAGATTTGATTATTCAATTGAAGAGTATAAAGAGAATATCAGTAGGGCAAGAACATTTGGGTTCTTACATGAAGTTCAATACCTAAGAAGTCAAGGTTTAGCTCAAGGTGGAAGTTTAGAAAATGCAATTGTGCTTGATCAATCAAAAGTTCTTAATCCTGAAGGCTTAAGATATAGCGATGAGTTTGTAAGACATAAAATCTTGGATGCAATTGGAGATATGGCTCTACTTGGGTATACGCTAGTAGGGGAATATGATGCCCATGCAGGAAGTCATTATTTAAATCATCTACTTACTAAAAAAGTGTATGAGAGTGAAGAAAACTACGAAATACTTGATTTAGAAGAAGCAAATGAAGAAGCACAAGTATTTGAAATGGCATACTCTAAGGTTCAAGCTTGA
- the thrB gene encoding homoserine kinase, protein MRISVPATSANLGPGFDTLGLAISLHNQVTIRPSKFHSVSLRGEGSNNPVLKDNNMFIAIFNDFYHNLSRKKRHFRFEFTNEVPLSRGLGSSSAVIVSAIASAYAIEGIKLDKQKLLNLALAYENHPDNITPAVMGGFNVATVQDNEVKFIRKTLPKSLKAIVVIPNRPISTQLARKALPFKYSKEDTIFNISHSSLLTAAFMTENWDMLRTASLDKVHQKYRMKQMPELFDVQKTALKHGALMSTLSGSGSTLFSMCLREDCQRIESELKKRFPHFKVLSRNFDNDGVRVED, encoded by the coding sequence TTGAGAATTAGTGTTCCAGCAACAAGTGCTAATTTAGGACCAGGGTTTGATACTCTAGGATTAGCAATTTCGTTACACAACCAAGTAACAATTAGACCTTCAAAATTTCACAGTGTGTCATTAAGAGGGGAAGGGTCAAATAACCCTGTATTAAAAGATAACAATATGTTTATTGCTATCTTTAATGATTTTTATCACAACTTATCTAGAAAAAAAAGACATTTTAGATTTGAATTTACAAATGAAGTTCCATTATCAAGAGGTTTAGGAAGTTCATCAGCTGTAATTGTTTCAGCAATTGCAAGTGCTTATGCTATAGAGGGTATTAAACTTGATAAACAGAAACTTTTAAACCTTGCATTGGCATATGAAAACCATCCAGATAATATTACACCAGCTGTAATGGGTGGATTTAATGTTGCAACAGTTCAAGATAATGAAGTTAAGTTCATAAGAAAAACTTTACCAAAATCTTTAAAAGCTATTGTTGTAATTCCAAATAGACCAATTTCAACACAACTTGCAAGAAAAGCATTACCTTTTAAATATTCTAAAGAAGATACTATTTTTAATATCTCTCATTCATCTTTATTAACAGCTGCTTTTATGACTGAAAATTGGGATATGCTAAGAACTGCATCACTAGATAAAGTTCATCAAAAGTATAGAATGAAGCAGATGCCAGAACTATTTGATGTACAAAAAACTGCACTTAAACATGGTGCATTAATGAGTACTTTATCAGGTTCAGGTTCAACACTTTTCTCAATGTGTCTAAGAGAAGATTGTCAAAGAATTGAGTCAGAACTTAAAAAAAGGTTCCCTCATTTTAAAGTTCTTTCAAGGAATTTTGACAATGATGGTGTTAGAGTAGAAGACTAA
- a CDS encoding DUF448 domain-containing protein — protein MTILKKPIRTCIVCRGKFEQNLLLRFKCKDKKLQAFDNMGRSFYICKECISFLEDENINSKNLKKLEKALFRECKNKDNYIGQLKEILTHVR, from the coding sequence TTGACTATTTTGAAAAAGCCCATTAGAACATGTATTGTTTGTAGAGGTAAATTTGAACAAAACTTGTTGCTAAGATTTAAATGTAAAGATAAGAAACTTCAAGCCTTTGACAATATGGGACGAAGTTTTTATATCTGTAAAGAGTGTATTTCATTTTTAGAAGATGAAAACATTAACTCTAAAAATTTGAAAAAACTTGAAAAAGCACTTTTTAGAGAGTGTAAAAACAAAGATAACTACATAGGACAACTTAAGGAGATTTTAACGCATGTCAGATAA
- the infB gene encoding translation initiation factor IF-2, protein MSDNVRVYEIAEEAGASSTEVIAKAKDLGIELKSPQTAVSFEDAEEIANYIMTGKSSKLAKKPAAKKVVKKKEPVEKETESKEEPKKEEEPKKVETSEKKVEKEEEPKKEEPKEESVKSVAPKRVVPKRRGLKIIKKKKPREEPKEQIQTSSSSIEGQPKKAMKSLSEILGGNDKSEDKKETQAQKIARKKEKKKQPPKAHDHGKVIELERGSQSDFSNASDESLLGEEVVLLDMDLSEPSKFLEDNKPKENNKKQTRSSRPAAFGNRPQGLKRKKRKKRIKRTEEEIEITEVTIPEDVRVYEFAEACGKSASEVITVLFSLGMMVTKNDFLKQDELEILGEEFGIEVTVKDALEDANYVEDYQEEEIDESNFETRPPVVTIMGHVDHGKTSLLDKIRSSKIASGEAGGITQHISAYTIKQNGQKITFVDTPGHAAFSAMRARGAEVTDVVIIVVAADDGVKQQTEEVISHAKASGCPIIVAVNKIDKEAANMDMVKAQMAEREMTPVDWGGDIEFIGVSAKTGEGIDDLLENILLQSEILELKADPTAKAKATVVESSLEKGRGPVATVIVQNGELKVGDNIVCDTTFGRVKAITNCLGKQVKSLGLSETGSVLGLNEVPAAGSILVAQESDKEAREIATTRAEHARAKELSKSTKVSLEEMSGLIAEGKIKQLPVIIKTDVGGSLEAIKGSLEKIQNEEVKVKVVHAGVGGITESDLILAGASEGCVILGFNVRPTGSVKNKAKADGITINTYSIIYDLIDDVKDTLSGMMSAVIREENTGQAEVRDTFVVPKIGTVAGCFVTDGKVIRGGHARIIRDGVVTYTGKISSLKRFKDDVKEVSNGYECGIMFDKFNDIKVGDFIETFIQIEEKREIEL, encoded by the coding sequence ATGTCAGATAACGTAAGAGTATATGAAATTGCTGAAGAAGCAGGAGCTAGTAGCACAGAAGTGATTGCTAAAGCTAAAGATTTAGGAATAGAACTTAAATCACCTCAAACAGCAGTTTCATTTGAAGATGCAGAAGAGATAGCAAACTACATAATGACTGGTAAAAGTTCGAAACTTGCTAAAAAACCAGCTGCTAAAAAAGTAGTAAAGAAAAAAGAACCAGTTGAAAAAGAGACTGAGTCTAAAGAAGAACCAAAAAAAGAAGAAGAACCAAAAAAAGTTGAAACTTCAGAGAAAAAAGTAGAAAAAGAAGAAGAACCAAAAAAAGAAGAGCCAAAAGAAGAAAGCGTTAAAAGTGTGGCTCCTAAAAGAGTTGTTCCTAAAAGAAGAGGGCTAAAAATTATTAAAAAGAAGAAGCCAAGAGAAGAGCCAAAAGAGCAAATCCAAACTTCTTCTTCATCTATTGAGGGTCAACCTAAAAAAGCAATGAAGTCACTTAGTGAAATTTTAGGTGGAAATGATAAATCAGAAGATAAAAAAGAGACTCAAGCTCAAAAAATAGCTAGAAAAAAAGAGAAAAAGAAACAACCTCCTAAAGCACATGACCATGGTAAGGTTATTGAATTAGAAAGAGGTTCTCAATCAGACTTCTCTAATGCAAGTGATGAATCATTACTTGGTGAAGAAGTTGTTTTATTAGATATGGACTTATCTGAACCTTCAAAATTCTTAGAAGACAACAAACCTAAAGAAAACAATAAAAAACAAACTAGATCTTCAAGACCTGCAGCATTTGGTAATAGACCACAAGGTTTAAAAAGAAAGAAAAGAAAGAAAAGAATTAAAAGAACTGAAGAAGAAATTGAAATTACTGAAGTAACTATTCCTGAAGATGTAAGGGTTTATGAGTTTGCTGAAGCTTGTGGAAAATCTGCATCAGAAGTAATCACAGTATTATTTAGTCTTGGAATGATGGTTACTAAAAATGACTTCTTAAAACAAGACGAATTAGAAATTCTTGGTGAAGAATTTGGTATTGAAGTAACTGTTAAAGATGCTTTAGAAGATGCAAACTATGTTGAAGATTATCAAGAAGAAGAGATTGATGAAAGTAACTTTGAAACAAGACCTCCTGTTGTTACAATTATGGGACACGTTGACCATGGTAAAACTTCATTATTAGATAAAATTAGATCTTCTAAAATTGCTTCAGGTGAAGCTGGTGGAATTACTCAACATATTTCTGCATATACAATTAAACAAAATGGCCAAAAGATTACTTTTGTGGATACTCCAGGTCACGCCGCGTTCTCTGCTATGAGAGCAAGAGGTGCTGAAGTAACTGACGTTGTAATTATTGTAGTTGCAGCTGATGATGGTGTTAAACAACAAACTGAAGAAGTGATTTCTCATGCAAAAGCATCTGGATGTCCAATTATTGTTGCAGTAAACAAAATTGATAAAGAAGCAGCAAACATGGATATGGTTAAAGCTCAAATGGCAGAGAGAGAAATGACTCCTGTTGATTGGGGTGGAGATATTGAGTTTATTGGTGTATCTGCTAAAACGGGAGAAGGAATTGATGATTTATTAGAAAACATTCTTTTACAATCAGAAATTTTAGAACTAAAAGCTGACCCAACTGCAAAAGCAAAAGCAACTGTTGTTGAATCATCTTTAGAAAAAGGTAGAGGACCTGTTGCAACTGTTATTGTTCAAAATGGTGAACTTAAAGTTGGTGACAACATTGTTTGTGACACTACATTTGGTAGAGTTAAAGCAATTACAAACTGCCTTGGTAAACAAGTTAAATCTTTAGGACTTTCTGAAACAGGTTCTGTTCTTGGATTAAATGAAGTTCCAGCAGCTGGTTCGATTTTAGTAGCACAAGAGTCTGATAAAGAAGCTAGAGAGATTGCTACAACTAGAGCAGAACATGCAAGAGCAAAAGAGTTATCTAAATCTACAAAAGTTTCTTTAGAAGAGATGAGTGGATTAATTGCAGAAGGTAAAATCAAACAACTTCCAGTAATTATTAAAACTGATGTTGGTGGTTCATTAGAAGCAATTAAAGGTTCATTAGAAAAAATCCAAAATGAAGAAGTAAAAGTAAAAGTAGTTCACGCTGGTGTTGGTGGAATTACTGAGTCTGACTTAATTCTTGCTGGTGCATCAGAAGGGTGTGTAATCTTAGGATTTAACGTAAGACCTACTGGTTCTGTTAAAAATAAAGCAAAAGCAGATGGTATTACTATTAATACTTACTCTATCATCTATGACTTAATTGATGATGTTAAAGATACTCTTTCTGGTATGATGAGTGCAGTTATTAGAGAAGAAAATACTGGACAAGCAGAAGTTAGAGATACATTTGTTGTTCCAAAAATTGGAACAGTTGCAGGATGTTTCGTAACTGATGGTAAAGTTATCAGAGGTGGACATGCAAGAATTATTAGAGATGGTGTTGTAACTTACACTGGTAAGATTTCATCTCTTAAAAGATTTAAAGATGATGTTAAAGAAGTATCAAATGGATACGAGTGTGGTATCATGTTTGACAAATTCAACGATATCAAAGTTGGAGACTTCATTGAAACATTTATTCAAATTGAAGAAAAAAGAGAAATTGAACTGTAA
- the rbfA gene encoding 30S ribosome-binding factor RbfA — MKSINLQRTESLLMELVPEALSSMNDDRIRSLPITGVNCKNGKYDAIVYFDGSDFEDKEIPGVVSALTKASGRIKSYVLSATGWYKCPNFKFENDKSLEKSKNIEDLFRKIEKDKKSDS; from the coding sequence ATGAAAAGTATTAATCTTCAAAGAACTGAATCATTACTGATGGAGCTTGTACCTGAAGCTCTATCAAGTATGAATGACGATAGAATCCGATCTCTTCCTATCACTGGTGTAAATTGTAAAAATGGAAAATATGATGCAATTGTATATTTTGATGGAAGTGACTTCGAGGATAAGGAAATACCAGGTGTAGTTTCTGCATTAACTAAAGCAAGTGGTAGAATTAAATCATATGTTTTAAGTGCAACTGGTTGGTATAAGTGTCCTAACTTTAAATTTGAAAATGATAAATCTTTAGAGAAATCAAAAAATATTGAAGATTTATTTAGAAAAATTGAAAAAGATAAAAAGAGTGACTCATGA
- the rimP gene encoding ribosome maturation factor RimP, whose protein sequence is MNLEESIEIAVQGCGAEVYDIVSLKENDMNIFRVYVTAKEGINLDKCAEISRMISPILDLDEPMNGKYNLEVSSPGIERKLKNPRHYKASIGDKVKLKDFDKDTIKGELLSADDNEIKIKTEHGEEIISYDEISSASTYFEW, encoded by the coding sequence ATGAATTTAGAAGAATCAATTGAAATTGCAGTACAAGGTTGTGGTGCAGAAGTATATGATATTGTATCTTTAAAAGAGAATGATATGAATATCTTTAGAGTTTATGTTACAGCTAAAGAGGGAATCAACCTTGATAAATGTGCAGAAATCTCTAGAATGATATCTCCAATTCTAGATTTAGATGAACCAATGAATGGTAAATATAACTTAGAAGTTAGTTCTCCTGGAATTGAAAGAAAATTAAAAAATCCAAGACACTATAAAGCTTCTATTGGTGATAAAGTTAAGCTAAAAGATTTTGATAAAGACACTATAAAAGGTGAATTATTATCAGCAGATGATAATGAAATTAAAATCAAAACTGAACATGGTGAAGAGATAATTTCATATGATGAAATATCTTCAGCATCTACTTATTTTGAATGGTAG
- the ribD gene encoding bifunctional diaminohydroxyphosphoribosylaminopyrimidine deaminase/5-amino-6-(5-phosphoribosylamino)uracil reductase RibD, whose translation MKIDDNFFMKLAIDEAWKYQLMTYPNPAVGCVVVKDGEILSIEAHKEAGMPHAEVNALKAAYLKKHPNDILKAKTSSHDIHDYLIKNHKGFFEDCTVYVTLEPCNHIGKTPACANLLKEIKPKRVVVAHEDINKEASGGCETLKSSNIDVNLGCMKKEAYDLLYPFIKWTNGTFIFYKMAQTLNGCIDGSISSNTAKAYVHTLRDKIDLMLIGGNTVRTDKPTLDARYIAGRAPNIMIYTKNKVFDNNIPLFKIPNRDVIISDDLFKLLDYKFIMVEGTYNLMESLKEKIDYIVLLVSPKIRKGVNALNDIDMDFEIVHENYIGEDKIIYLKRKG comes from the coding sequence ATGAAAATAGATGATAATTTTTTTATGAAACTTGCGATTGATGAAGCCTGGAAATATCAGTTAATGACTTATCCTAATCCAGCTGTTGGCTGTGTTGTTGTAAAAGATGGGGAGATACTTTCTATTGAAGCTCATAAAGAAGCAGGAATGCCTCATGCAGAAGTAAATGCACTTAAAGCTGCATATCTTAAAAAACATCCAAATGATATTTTAAAAGCAAAAACATCGAGCCATGATATTCATGATTATCTAATAAAAAATCATAAAGGTTTTTTTGAAGATTGTACAGTTTATGTAACTTTGGAGCCATGTAATCATATAGGTAAAACACCTGCTTGTGCTAATTTATTAAAAGAAATAAAACCTAAAAGAGTTGTAGTAGCTCACGAAGATATAAATAAAGAGGCATCTGGAGGCTGTGAGACACTAAAGTCATCTAATATTGATGTAAACCTTGGATGCATGAAAAAAGAAGCTTATGACCTTTTATATCCATTTATCAAGTGGACAAATGGAACTTTTATATTTTATAAGATGGCTCAAACATTAAATGGTTGTATTGATGGAAGTATCTCTTCTAATACAGCTAAAGCTTATGTACATACATTAAGAGATAAAATTGATTTAATGCTTATTGGTGGAAATACAGTAAGAACTGATAAACCAACATTAGATGCTAGATATATTGCAGGACGAGCTCCTAATATTATGATTTATACAAAGAACAAAGTCTTTGACAATAATATTCCTCTTTTTAAAATACCTAATAGAGATGTAATTATAAGTGATGATTTATTTAAACTATTAGACTATAAATTCATTATGGTTGAGGGTACTTATAACTTAATGGAAAGTCTAAAAGAGAAGATTGACTATATTGTTTTACTTGTAAGTCCTAAGATTAGAAAAGGTGTAAATGCTTTAAATGATATTGATATGGATTTTGAGATTGTACATGAGAATTATATAGGTGAAGATAAGATAATTTATCTAAAAAGAAAAGGCTAG
- the efp gene encoding elongation factor P, producing the protein MANISMSELKKGLKIELDGVPYKITEYQHVKPGKGAAFVRCKIKSFLNGKVIEKTFHAGDKCTTPDLQQKTMQYLYDDGEMLQFMDANTYEQIGLTYDQVGDAEKWIIDGMNVDMMFFNGNAITVEPPMTVELKIVETPPNFKGDSQGGKKPATLESGAVVQIPFHLVEGDVIKCDTRTGEYLEKVK; encoded by the coding sequence ATGGCAAATATTTCAATGAGTGAACTTAAAAAAGGTCTAAAAATTGAACTTGATGGTGTTCCTTATAAAATTACTGAATACCAACACGTAAAACCTGGTAAAGGTGCTGCATTTGTAAGATGTAAAATCAAATCATTCCTAAATGGAAAAGTTATTGAAAAAACTTTCCATGCAGGAGACAAATGTACTACTCCAGATTTACAACAAAAAACTATGCAATACCTATATGATGATGGTGAAATGCTACAATTCATGGATGCAAATACTTATGAGCAAATTGGTTTAACATATGACCAAGTTGGTGATGCTGAAAAATGGATTATTGATGGAATGAATGTTGATATGATGTTCTTCAATGGTAATGCTATTACTGTTGAACCACCAATGACTGTTGAACTTAAAATTGTAGAAACGCCACCTAACTTCAAAGGTGACTCACAAGGTGGTAAAAAACCTGCTACTTTAGAAAGTGGAGCTGTTGTACAGATTCCTTTCCACCTAGTAGAAGGTGATGTTATCAAATGTGATACTAGAACTGGGGAATACCTAGAGAAAGTTAAATAG
- the serA gene encoding phosphoglycerate dehydrogenase: MSKHTIVVCDHIHEDGLNILQNTEDINYVYAADIDKVALLDVIKDADVAITRSSTDVDEKFLNAATNLKAIIRAGVGYDNVDMEGCSKRGIIAMNVPTANTIAAVELTMAHMLSCMRKFPYAHNQLKQDRIWKREDWYGNELYGKKLGVIGFGNIGHRVALRAKSFEMDVVTYDPYIPSTKATDLGINYTTNFDDILACDIITIHTPKNQETLDMIGEEEIAKMKDGVILINCARGGLYNEEALVNNLKSGKIAMAGIDVFKKEPAIDHPLLDLDNVTVTAHLGANTKESQKKIATQAAENAIESARGIAYPNALNLPIDESKIPSFVKPYIELTQKMAYLAAQTDKSAIRSISVCAHGEIKEYLDSLSTFATVGALTASSDAAEINYVNAKFIAEEKGIKFDTCEVNHCTGYSNKVTIKITTEKGVNTISGTVFDEDVQRIVELNGFDFDIEPKGKLIIMRNTDVPGVIGEVGKLLGDNKINISDFRLARGKDSALAVILVDESINHKVLDQIKTLEAAIAVAYAEV; this comes from the coding sequence ATGAGTAAACATACAATCGTAGTTTGTGATCACATTCATGAAGATGGTTTAAACATTTTACAAAACACTGAAGATATCAACTATGTATATGCAGCAGACATTGATAAAGTAGCACTTTTAGATGTTATTAAAGATGCTGATGTTGCTATTACTAGATCTTCAACAGATGTTGATGAAAAGTTTTTAAACGCAGCAACTAATCTTAAAGCAATTATTAGAGCTGGTGTAGGATATGATAACGTAGATATGGAAGGTTGTAGCAAAAGAGGAATCATTGCTATGAACGTTCCAACTGCAAATACAATTGCAGCAGTTGAGCTTACTATGGCTCACATGCTGTCTTGTATGAGAAAGTTTCCTTACGCACATAACCAATTAAAACAAGATAGAATCTGGAAAAGAGAAGATTGGTATGGAAATGAGCTTTATGGTAAAAAACTTGGTGTTATCGGATTTGGTAACATTGGACATAGAGTTGCATTAAGAGCTAAATCTTTTGAAATGGATGTTGTTACATACGATCCTTATATTCCTTCAACAAAAGCAACTGATTTAGGTATTAATTATACAACAAACTTCGATGATATCTTAGCTTGTGATATTATTACTATTCACACTCCAAAAAATCAAGAGACTCTTGATATGATTGGTGAAGAAGAAATTGCTAAAATGAAAGATGGAGTTATTTTAATCAACTGTGCTAGAGGTGGTTTATACAACGAAGAAGCACTAGTTAATAACTTAAAATCTGGAAAAATTGCAATGGCTGGTATTGATGTATTCAAAAAAGAGCCTGCAATTGACCACCCTCTTTTAGATTTAGACAATGTAACTGTAACTGCACACTTAGGTGCAAATACAAAAGAATCTCAAAAGAAAATTGCTACTCAAGCAGCTGAAAATGCAATTGAGTCTGCAAGAGGAATTGCATATCCAAATGCTCTTAACTTACCTATTGATGAGAGTAAAATTCCTTCATTTGTAAAACCATATATTGAGTTAACTCAAAAAATGGCATATTTAGCTGCTCAAACAGATAAATCTGCTATTAGATCTATTTCTGTGTGTGCTCACGGAGAGATTAAAGAGTATCTTGACTCTTTATCTACATTTGCTACAGTTGGAGCTTTAACTGCATCTAGTGATGCTGCTGAAATCAACTATGTAAATGCTAAATTTATTGCTGAAGAAAAAGGTATCAAATTTGATACTTGTGAAGTAAATCACTGCACAGGATACAGCAATAAAGTTACTATCAAAATCACTACAGAAAAAGGTGTAAATACTATTTCTGGTACTGTATTTGATGAAGATGTACAAAGAATTGTTGAACTAAATGGTTTTGACTTTGATATTGAGCCAAAAGGAAAGTTAATCATTATGAGAAATACTGATGTTCCTGGTGTAATTGGAGAAGTTGGTAAACTATTAGGAGATAACAAAATTAACATCTCAGACTTTAGATTAGCAAGAGGAAAAGATTCTGCATTAGCAGTTATCTTAGTAGATGAATCTATTAATCATAAAGTATTAGATCAAATTAAAACTCTTGAAGCTGCAATTGCTGTAGCTTATGCAGAAGTATAA